In the Nocardia asteroides genome, GAAAACCGTTTCGGCTCGATCTCATCGGCCCAGTGCTCCGCGAGTTGGCGTGCGGCGTCGAGGTTTCCCTGCCGCAGATGGGACCAGACCAGTGCCTGCACGGCACCGACCACGATCTCTGGGTCGTCTGCGATGTCGAGGGCTCGATCCACGGTGAGCGCGGCGGTGTCGAACTGCCTGTTCTGAACGAGCGTCCAGGCGGTGAACCGCAGCAACCGGGCGCGAACCCCCCGGCCCTCATCCCCCAGCGCGGCGGCATCGACCAGAGCACTCGGCAGCAACGCGGCTACTTCGGCGTACCGGCACGCCTCTTCCAGCGCCGCGAGTGTCCGCATGGGAGCCTCCAGATCGGCCGCAGAGGTGCATACGGGCTCATCGGGGTGTTCACCCTCTACCCTCGGGGCCACCAGGGCGCGTCTGACAGGCTCCCAGAGGTCGAGGGTGGCGGCGCTGGCGTGCTCGGCATCGGTCGATCCGCCCGGTTGCAGCACCGATGTCCGCACCTGGAGGGCAATAGCGAGCTTCCGCAGCGTGGCGAGGCGCACCCCCTGATGCCCACCCGTCTCGAGTTGGCGGATGCGCGCCAGGCTCACCCCGGAAAGGTCGGCCAATTCCTGTTGCGTCAGGGCCCGCCGTTTCCGCACGGACTTCACGAGTTGTCCCAGCTCGGCAGTCATTCATCCAGGCTAGGCGCGGGTTTCCACCCCGTCGAGGCGAGCGGAAACGAGCCAATCCGAAAGATGCGAAAAGGCCCCGATCGCGAACGATCGGAGCCTTCGAACTGTGCCCTCGGCAGGAATCGAACCTGCGGCCTTCTGCTCCGGAGGCAGACGCTCTATCCCCTGAGCTACGAGGGCGGGATAGCGGGATGAAGCGTAACGCATGGCTCGCCACCCCGCCAAAACGTCAGT is a window encoding:
- a CDS encoding helix-turn-helix transcriptional regulator — its product is MTAELGQLVKSVRKRRALTQQELADLSGVSLARIRQLETGGHQGVRLATLRKLAIALQVRTSVLQPGGSTDAEHASAATLDLWEPVRRALVAPRVEGEHPDEPVCTSAADLEAPMRTLAALEEACRYAEVAALLPSALVDAAALGDEGRGVRARLLRFTAWTLVQNRQFDTAALTVDRALDIADDPEIVVGAVQALVWSHLRQGNLDAARQLAEHWADEIEPKRFSRATPKELARWGKVYMHLANVAVRDNSPGAADDALSVARAAAARVGREIFFERLPVRTFGPVSVAHIAVETAVVTDQPTRALAIAESLPSAVPSGGSASRLRHRLDVANAHAQLRQWPEAMGTLAELRTAAPEWLTQQRYARDIVQTVVSERRTLTPDMRELADFVNLEY